From a single Maylandia zebra isolate NMK-2024a linkage group LG3, Mzebra_GT3a, whole genome shotgun sequence genomic region:
- the LOC143416799 gene encoding uncharacterized protein LOC143416799, which produces MICRILLLIILTSCVSGSFVVNVTQTCYQAEENHNITLEWTFTTKPDRSTKTLNILCELFISRISSVLYHVHEGVEVSESQGEKFSGRVQSDKDALREGRIRLQLSRLRTDDSGLYLCEVNTDYGFGSASSRLNVTAADQLHPQRPTTAESGGMAGFYSLMGVLAALLGLLVIFLIVFRNKARRQNPVTLLL; this is translated from the exons ATGATCTGCAGGATCCTGctgctcatcatcctcaccTCATGTGTCTCTG GATCATTTGTAGTCAATGTGACACAGACCTGCTATCAGGCAGAGGAGAACCACAACATCACACTGGAGTGGACGTTCACCACCAAACCTGACAGATCCACCAAAACTCTCAACATCCTCTGTGAACTTTTTATCAGTCGTATATCCTCAGTCCTGTATCACGTTCATGAAGGTGTTGAGGTGTCAGAATCTCAGGGTGAAAAGTTTTCAGGACGAGTCCAGAGTGACAAAGACGCCCTCAGAGAAGGACGAATCAGACTTCAGCTGTCCAGACTCAGGACTGATGACTCGGGTCTGTACCTGTGTGAGGTCAACACTGATTATGGCTTCGGCTCTGCCAGCTCTCGACTCAACGTCACTG CAGCTGATCAGCTCCACCCTCAGAGACCGACAACAGCAGAAAGTGGAGGCATGGCCGGTTTCTATAGTTTAATGGGAGTGTTGGCAGCTCTGCTGGGACTGCTtgtaatatttttaattgttttcagAAATAAAGCCAGGAGACAAAACCCTGTTACTCTGTTACTCTGA
- the LOC112433265 gene encoding uncharacterized protein LOC112433265 isoform X2: MEKMICRILLLIILTSCVSGSFVVNVTQTCYQAEENHNITLEWTFTTKPDGSTKTLNILCELFISDKSSVLYQVHEGVEVSESQDAKFSGRVQSDKDALREGRIRLQLSRLRTDDSGLYLCEVNTDYGFSVGRCRLNVTAADQVQPQRSTLSGEVKSCGKTMLSTIQGLTALTAPLSAMLAAFIWFIVGRK; the protein is encoded by the exons AT GGAGAAGATGATCTGCAGGATCCTGctgctcatcatcctcaccTCATGTGTCTCTG GATCATTTGTAGTCAATGTGACACAGACCTGCTATCAGGCAGAGGAGAACCACAACATCACACTGGAGTGGACGTTCACCACCAAACCTGATGGATCCACCAAAACTCTCAACATCCTCTGTGAACTCTTCATTAGTGATAAATCGTCAGTCCTGTATCAGGTTCATGAAGGTGTTGAGGTGTCAGAGTCTCAGGATGCAAAGTTTTCAGGACGAGTCCAGAGTGACAAAGACGCCCTCAGAGAAGGACGAATCAGACTTCAGCTGTCCAGACTCAGGACTGATGACTCGGGTCTGTACCTGTGTGAGGTCAACACTGATTATGGCTTCAGTGTTGGAAGATGTCGACTCAACGTCACTG CTGCTGATCAGGTCCAACCTCAGAGATCAACTTTGAGTGGAGAAGTAAAGAGTTGCGGAAAAACCATGCTGAGCACTATACAGGGTCTAACAGCACTAACAGCTCCTCTGTCTGCCATGCTGGCTGCTTTCATTTGGtttattgtaggaaggaaataa
- the LOC112433265 gene encoding uncharacterized protein LOC112433265 isoform X1, whose protein sequence is MRKAAPPNIILTRMNQQQEKMICRILLLIILTSCVSGSFVVNVTQTCYQAEENHNITLEWTFTTKPDGSTKTLNILCELFISDKSSVLYQVHEGVEVSESQDAKFSGRVQSDKDALREGRIRLQLSRLRTDDSGLYLCEVNTDYGFSVGRCRLNVTAADQVQPQRSTLSGEVKSCGKTMLSTIQGLTALTAPLSAMLAAFIWFIVGRK, encoded by the exons ATGAGGAAAGCAGCCCCACCAAACATCATCCTAACGAGAATGAACCAACAACA GGAGAAGATGATCTGCAGGATCCTGctgctcatcatcctcaccTCATGTGTCTCTG GATCATTTGTAGTCAATGTGACACAGACCTGCTATCAGGCAGAGGAGAACCACAACATCACACTGGAGTGGACGTTCACCACCAAACCTGATGGATCCACCAAAACTCTCAACATCCTCTGTGAACTCTTCATTAGTGATAAATCGTCAGTCCTGTATCAGGTTCATGAAGGTGTTGAGGTGTCAGAGTCTCAGGATGCAAAGTTTTCAGGACGAGTCCAGAGTGACAAAGACGCCCTCAGAGAAGGACGAATCAGACTTCAGCTGTCCAGACTCAGGACTGATGACTCGGGTCTGTACCTGTGTGAGGTCAACACTGATTATGGCTTCAGTGTTGGAAGATGTCGACTCAACGTCACTG CTGCTGATCAGGTCCAACCTCAGAGATCAACTTTGAGTGGAGAAGTAAAGAGTTGCGGAAAAACCATGCTGAGCACTATACAGGGTCTAACAGCACTAACAGCTCCTCTGTCTGCCATGCTGGCTGCTTTCATTTGGtttattgtaggaaggaaataa
- the LOC105940625 gene encoding uncharacterized protein LOC105940625, with protein MEKMICRILLLIILTSCVSGSFVVNVTQTCYQAEENHNITLEWTFTTKPDRSTKTLNILCELFISDKVSVLYHVHEGVEVSESQDAKFSGRVQSDKDALREGRIRLQLSRLRTDDSGLYLCEVNTDYGFSVGRCRLNVTAAAAETKHQTPTMNPQTESRGSICCGFLGDMYTYVPIYLSALKIYTVIFM; from the exons at GGAGAAGATGATCTGCAGGATCCTGctgctcatcatcctcaccTCATGTGTCTCTG GATCATTTGTAGTCAATGTGACACAGACCTGCTATCAGGCAGAGGAGAACCACAACATCACACTGGAGTGGACGTTCACCACCAAACCTGACAGATCCACCAAAACTCTCAACATCCTCTGTGAACTCTTCATCAGTGATAAAGTCTCAGTCCTGTATCATGTTCATGAAGGTGTTGAGGTGTCAGAGTCTCAGGATGCAAAGTTTTCAGGACGAGTCCAGAGTGACAAAGACGCCCTCAGAGAAGGACGAATCAGACTTCAACTGTCCAGACTCAGGACTGATGACTCGGGTCTGTACCTGTGTGAGGTCAACACTGATTATGGCTTTAGTGTTGGAAGATGTCGACTCAACGTTACTG cagctgctgctgagaCCAAACATCAAACTCCAACAATGAACCCACAGACAGAGAGTCGAGGAAGCATCTGTTGTGGGTTTCTGGGTGACATGTACACCTATGTACCTATATATCTATCTGCACTGAAGATATATACTGTAATCTTCATGTAG
- the LOC106674910 gene encoding histone H4 — protein sequence MSGRGKGGKGLGKGGAKRHRKVLRDNIQGITKPAIRRLARRGGVKRISGLIYEETRGVLKVFLENVIRDAVTYTEHAKRKTVTAMDVVYALKRQGRTLYGFGG from the coding sequence ATGAGTGGACGGGGCAAAGGTGGCAAAGGACTCGGCAAGGGAGGCGCCAAGCGTCACCGTAAAGTTCTCCGTGATAACATCCAGGGTATCACCAAACCCGCTATCCGTCGTCTGGCTCGCCGTGGCGGAGTGAAGCGTATCTCCGGCCTCATCTACGAGGAGACTCGTGGTGTGCTCAAGGTGTTCCTGGAGAACGTCATCCGTGATGCCGTCACCTACACTGAGCACGCCAAGAGGAAGACTGTGACCGCCATGGATGTGGTGTACGCTCTGAAGAGGCAGGGCCGCACTCTGTACGGCTTTGGCGGTTAA